Part of the Elusimicrobiota bacterium genome is shown below.
AGCTCTGCTGGAATCGGTCCATTTCCGCTCCGCGAAGCCGCGCATCGCGGTGCTGTTGGGTCCGCGCGGGGTGGGCAAGACGTTCCTTGCCGTGGAGCAACAAAGGCGGCGGGGAAGCCAGGGTTCCTCGGCTTTCTGGGATGATTGGGATTTCAGAAAGAAGGCCATTTCATCTCCATATTCTTTCCTGGATCAGCAGCAGACCCTTCTTTTTAAGAAAGTGCTTGCATTGATTGATGAATTCTCAAAAGCGCCCAGATGTTGGGATCATATTACCGATCTTTACAATGCGCAGAGCGAAAAGGTCGATTTTATCGCCACTTCAAGCTATTTATCTAATTTATCATTACAAAATAAGCGTTTTATAAAATCAAAATGCAGCAGATACCGTATCCACCCCATATCTATTTCAGAATTGCTTAAAGTAGGATTCCTGCCAGCGAAGGATAAGTGCAATAAGGTAATAAATTCAATCATTTTTTCTCCTCCAGACCCAGGAAGAAGGGGCGCCAATCTGCTTGAACTGCTCTTGAGATTCGGAGGTTTTCCAGAGCCGTTCCTTGGCCAGAGCGAGAAAAAGCACGAAATATGGCTCAAGATGCGGCGCGATGTATTGATCCGGGAAGACTTGCGCGAGATGACCCGGATCCAGCAGCTTCCCGGGGTGGAGTCCTTGATGGACATGGTCGTTCCGGGTTCCCTCCTTTCCTTTAATTCCTTTAAGTTGAATCTTGGCGTGAATGGGGCGACGGTCCGGCTATGGCTGGGGCATCTGGAGCGTCTCCATTATTGTTTCCGCATCGAGCCGTACGCGGGAAGGCTGCCGCGGACCTTGCGGCATGCGAGCAAGCTCTATCTTTGGGATTGGTCAGGGGTGGCTGATCCGCCTTTGCGGTTCGAGAATCTGGTGGCGTGCGCGCTGCTGCGATGGTGTCATTTCGCCCAGGATTGGGGCGGGGAGGAGCTGGAGCTGCGCTTTGTCCGCGACAAGGAGCGGCGGTCCGTGCCGTTCCTTTTGACTTTGGATGGGAAGCCTCGATTGCTGGTGGCGACGGCGGCCGGCGAGGCGGGAGCCGTAGGGCATCTTAAATATTTCAGCGAGCGGCTCAAAGTGCCGGGGGTGTTGGTCGCGGCGGGAAGGAAGGCGGTGGGGGAGGAGGCTGGAGTGAAGGCGCTACCGGCGGCGGCTTTCTTGGCGGGAATCCCGTGAGGCGCGCCCGGCGGCCGCGGCCTGGATGGCTGCGCGCGCCAGGGCCCGCCGCAGCAGCTCCCTGCGGGGATGCGGCGGCCGGGCCGCTTCCATCAGCTCGAGCAAAGCGAAGGCGACTGCCAGCGGGGATATCCGGACCCGCTGATTGACCCGCGCGTAGAGCCCGCAGGCCAGCTCGAAGTCCCGGTCGCCGCGGAAGAAGAAGCAGTCGCGGCCCTCCCGCTCGGCTGCGCAGACCCGCACGAGCACGGCGAAGTACTCCGCGACCTTCGCGTCCCGGAACCTCCAGGCGGCGACTTCGTCGGGGTTGTCCTCGTTCTTGACCGGACCGTAGCATTGCCCCCGGTCGGGGAAGCGGTCCACGAGGATCTTCCCGTCCCGCCGGGCGAGCTGGTAGATGGGGTTGTCCGCGTATATGACCAAGGTCGAGTACAGCCAGTAGCCCCTCTCGCCGAAGTCCCTCTTCGCCGCGGCCTCCAGGTTGACGCGGATGTCGGCCAAGGTCGTCCAAGGCGTGAACAGGATGAACCCGAACTCCACCAGCTCGCCGCCGCCCTTGAACGGCCGAAAGACGCCGGGATAGGAGCGCTCCCACTTCCTGGTCAGGGCCAGGAGCCTGTCCACCTGGGCCACGGTGATATCCTTGTTGAAGCGCGTATTCTCCCGCACCGAGAAGTTCTCTATGCCCATGCTGAGGATGCGCACCTCGTGCCCCGCCCGGGCCAGCCCGGGCAGGACGCGCTCGATGCGGCGGCGGGCGCGGAGCACGTGGTCGATCCGCGGATTGAACAGGAACACCGCCGGCGGCATCTTCAGGCGCAGCACGATCTTGAAGACCTCGTCGAACCTCTCGAAGGCGCGGATGTCGTAGAACTCGTAGCTGCCTTTGTCCCGGCCCCCCCGGCCGCTCTTAAGGACGCCGCGGAACTGCTTCTCCACCAACTCCAGCAGGTCGGCACGGGGCGAGGTCAGCGACTCCCGCCGGCTGCCGCAGAAGGAGCAGCCGCGCGG
Proteins encoded:
- a CDS encoding AAA family ATPase translates to MERLAGALLESVHFRSAKPRIAVLLGPRGVGKTFLAVEQQRRRGSQGSSAFWDDWDFRKKAISSPYSFLDQQQTLLFKKVLALIDEFSKAPRCWDHITDLYNAQSEKVDFIATSSYLSNLSLQNKRFIKSKCSRYRIHPISISELLKVGFLPAKDKCNKVINSIIFSPPDPGRRGANLLELLLRFGGFPEPFLGQSEKKHEIWLKMRRDVLIREDLREMTRIQQLPGVESLMDMVVPGSLLSFNSFKLNLGVNGATVRLWLGHLERLHYCFRIEPYAGRLPRTLRHASKLYLWDWSGVADPPLRFENLVACALLRWCHFAQDWGGEELELRFVRDKERRSVPFLLTLDGKPRLLVATAAGEAGAVGHLKYFSERLKVPGVLVAAGRKAVGEEAGVKALPAAAFLAGIP